CGGCTTGCAGCTCGCCTGAATCGTTACAAGGCAGCCAGCGCGGCCCGGAGCGGCGCGGGAATCGGCACGGGCCTCTGCCCGGCGCGCTCGACATAGACATGGGTGAAGCGCCCCTGCGCCGCCGCCTGCTCACCGCCCTGCCGGAAGATGCCGATGCGATAGGTGACCGAACTGTTGCCCCGCTGCTCGACAGCGATCCCCACCTCGACGATCTCGGGAAAGGCGACGCTCTCGAAATAGGTGCAGGCCGTCTCGACCACGAGCCCGACGATCTCGCTCGTCGCCGGATCGAGGAAGCCGCCCTCGATCAGCCAGGCGTTCACCGCCGTGTCGAACCAGCCGTAATAGACGACGTTGTTGACGTGGCCGAAGACGTCGTTGTCGTGCCAGCGCGTCGGGATCGCGCGGAAGACGCGGAAATCGCCGCGTGACAGGCGCGGCTGGCGCTCAGCCATTGCCGCCCCCCGGTTTCTCGCCGGCCTTGATCTCCGGCACGCCGAGCGCATCGGCAAGTCTCGCCTTGGCC
Above is a genomic segment from Bosea sp. NBC_00550 containing:
- a CDS encoding acyl-CoA thioesterase gives rise to the protein MAERQPRLSRGDFRVFRAIPTRWHDNDVFGHVNNVVYYGWFDTAVNAWLIEGGFLDPATSEIVGLVVETACTYFESVAFPEIVEVGIAVEQRGNSSVTYRIGIFRQGGEQAAAQGRFTHVYVERAGQRPVPIPAPLRAALAAL